The following nucleotide sequence is from Primulina tabacum isolate GXHZ01 chromosome 2, ASM2559414v2, whole genome shotgun sequence.
TGGAatctttgtttgtttgtttgacTACAAGGAATCGAATTGCTTTTGGGAGTAGAATTCTACTTCCAGTGGAGAAATTCAAAAGGCGCAATCATTTTCCGGCGGATGGATTTGCGACACACTCGGTCAAACAAAAGAACATGGAACGACAGCatcatttatatttatatatatggtTTTCTTGgaatcaattatttatttatttatgtcaaACCATAATGTATATAAATAAGCTTTTCTTTATGAAACAgtgtaatcaaaatagaaaatattattGGATCAAATTCAACTACACCGTAAACCTGATCCGAATCAATGTTAACGTCGGATTAAGTTCAAATTAAAAACGATTAAAAATGTTTCAGATTGAATCAGATTCATATCATTCTAGTTTGATCTGGACCATTAAGCATCTCTAGTTTGATgttgaaaaaaatttctttgaGAAAGTGTAATGTTTgcttaatttgttttttttataattttgttttttttatgttatCAACTCCCCCTTAGTTGAACTATATGAATTATTGGAACAAATTAATTCAGTAATATTATTCGATTGGTGTTATTTTCAACATGATTTTTGGTGTGATATATTATTGACATATTGTTAACTGCAGCAATGTGGAAGTCATACATCATCACAGTGATATAATATTGTTCGCTTTGTGCTTAAAAATTCATGAATCTGTTTTTAGACTTTACCAAAAATACGTTACAGATATCAGGATTTTTGTTGTATTCTCAACGTTAGCCTCCTCGGTTGAAGTACTTTTATGGCTCGGGCCTTTGGTTTTCTTATTTATTACTTGTACTTTTAGACAGAATATGGTTATCCATTCTTATTAAGAAATCTAGATCAGAAAACAAATGGTGGAAGAATCAACTTTCCTCGTGCATCTTTAGTCTTGTCCATGAATCTCCTCTGGATTTGTTATTTTCGATGCACAAATGGAGGGGTCCGTTTTGTGTTGAACCAAACGGGTGAGACATTTGCTGCAACGTTAATTTTCAGAACTGCAAACCCAATGTGGTAGCTGCAAGATTGTGACAATAAGCCCTTGGGGCCAACCCGAGAAGATCGTCGTCTTCTAAGACCAGTAAGGCGAACCTTAGAAACCTGGGTCATTAGGACATATTAAAAGAGGGTgacaatatatatatttccacATACGTCGTATGGATAGAACGTATGATTGTTTAATCATcgtcatatcataatataataaatagtCGAAGccaatttattattaaaaaatagttGTTGATTATGCATCTAGCGGTCAgttggtatttttttttaattacaacacacgTAGGGAGAGAGATCAAACCCGAAGAACCGACTAATCCGACAGGAGGTGAGACTATTAGGTTACAAGCTGCCATGTCTCGGTCAGTTGCtatttcaaaatgaaaatattggAGATAATAATTTAAAGTTGTGTTTGATTTGTTGGATGAAAAAGTTTAAATCGAATTCAAGTGAAGCTATGCCATTTCAATAATAATCgttataaatttcaaaatatattattttttaaatcaaatttttctaTCCAATCAATATTTGCCGAGTGATCACACGACCTTTGGCTAATTATTCAAATTTATCCCTTTTGTCTCTTGAATTCAACATGATGATgtgcattttcttttttttttttataaaaataaaataaaattacggTGTCTTGTCCACCAGCAGGGAAATGATTGCGCTTTTGAATTTCTCCACTAAAATTCTACTGCCAAAAGCTTTCCTCTTTCATGTCAAACAAACATAGATTCTGTTCCTTATCCTTTGATTTACTGTTTCTAGTTCACTTTTTTAAAtctaagatttttaaaatacgagCAAACTTTAATTTAACAAGGGAATCGACTCTATGAAATAAAAGGGCATCGTCAATGATGTAGAATTTTTTAGGACATTGTATTTTTTTtgtctcaacaataaaatattccACCAGTGAAAGAAAACTAATCAAAAATCAAGAATACTTAATGGTCATTTCACAAAAAATTTGTAGAGAATTGAAATATCCTTCTTTTGGTAAATGAAATCAAACCAGACAAAGTTTTCTAAACTTTTGACATtaatgagacagatatcttaaaATGGCATTAAGTAGTATATATGAATACATGACTTTGTTAGAAGGCCGTGTGATAAAAGGCAACATGCGTGGTAAGACATGTTTTTATCAAAATTCAAACGCAAAATCAAACCATATCGTCTGCAATAGCCAAAAGTCCTGGCTGCGGCTTATGTACACCAAGATTTGTAGAATTTCTTCCCTCACAtgcatcacacacacacacacacacacacatatctatatgtatgtgtatatatatatatagaaaggGAGTGGCTCTGTCACTACTATAAAAGGGCATGCAGCCCGGTGAGCAAATGGTTAAACAAAAGGAAGTGATTCCTTTCCTAGTCTGTGAATTGATTTGGCTGGTCACACACAATCCCAAGAAGCTCAGATTTAAGAAATTTAGCTTCCGGCAAAACAATCATCTTTAATTTCGCTCACATATTTCATATTTCCTCCAAGTTATTGATCCATTAAATGCCcatataaatattcttaaaaccCGAGATTCGGCATATATATTGTGTACAGACACGCACGTCCCTCGGTTGTCTCTTCCTCTTTATGATTTGTTCTAGTTTCTTGTGTGAGTGAGCGTACGTGTTTTATTCTATTTTCTTGAAGCTGAAGGCATAGAGATGTTTTCTATTAGGTCCAAGTTTCTATGAACTGGGAAACTGTTCGGATTCCTATGACATTTTTCAGAGAGTACCATTGTGTTCTCCACCATTAATAACAGAAGATAGTCACCTGAATGAAAATCTTAGCCCGAAATCCATGGCCGAGACAAAAGCAGTTGCAGCAAGCAATAGTCACAAGGAAGctgaaagaagaagaagaaagcgAATCAATGGCCACATCGCCACTCTCAAAGCCATTCTTCCAAACATGCACAAGGTAATTACTTTATCAGTTGATGAAAATTAAGCTGGCCTCCGTTGAATGAATCTATGCCTCTTTAATCTTTTGCTGTGTAAATAAATATTGTAGACAGACAAGGCTTCTTTGCTTGGAGAAGCAGTCCGGCGCGTGAAGGAGTTGAAACAAGCGACCGCGGAATTGACGGCCATGGATCACACGGCCGAAGAGGTTATTAAGACAAAACACAGCACAACCTTAAATTTCACTATGTTCCCGACCGAAACAGACGAGGTCAAAGTATGTCCCTGCGAGGGTGGTTCGGGCTTGATAAAGGCAACATTATGCTGTGAAGATAGGCCCGAGATGATACTTGACTTGATCCAGGCCCTGGACAAGGTCAAAGCTAAGGTAATGAGAGCAGAAATGTCCACCATTGGAGGTAGAACAAAGAGTAGCTTGTGGGTGGAATTGGTTTCTTCAAATGTCGGAAGTGAAAGGGATTTGGGCTTGGGAAGATTAAGACAAGTGCTGAAAATGGTGGTTGAGAAGTCCACTTTGTTGGCCAGTTCGGGCCAGACACTGCCGGGGAATAAACGACCTCGTTTCTATCACTTCTGACGAATTTTATTTCCATtcttgtttagatttttttatcTACAATACGTTCTGTGTTGGTAAACCAAGAACATCATTTGCAATCATCTTGTCACACtacttttttaataaaataaaaatattttctcaatgTACAACACAAATGGCATTGGCTTTTGTCTATTTTATATAAATGTTAGTGTATATCATATATCATGTATGTTTCAATTCTTGTAGAACACAATGTCACGGCTATAACTGGACTTTATAGCTTCTTCCAAACTCTGTACTCTGTAGAAATCGACTTTGAAATTTACTATCGTAATGTTATCTTTTCCAATATCGTAATCCTGCTTGATTTCCTCAACTTGAAATATCTGAAGCTGCAAGGAAAGTGAGTATTCAGAAGATCGATAATAAATCCAAAGGCGAACTTGTacagaaaatcataaaatgcAGGCACATGCACATGACAAATTAAAGGAAGGTTGGTTTGGGGCGAAAAAAATCGAATCAAGCTCTTATCAAAAAATGGTAATAAATAGTCCGCCAAACCTTTGAAACTATTTTTGCAAATTCAAAGCAAGGGATGCTGGGTGTTGTGGATTCTCCCATGAAAacaagaaattattgttttctTGGCAGAACATGGATTAGATGGCATATATCGCACTCATGCATCGTCAAGTCAAATTAAAGAAGATTCTAAAAAGTCTTACAGATGGAGAGGTAAGCACATAGAAGTTCAAAAGTATCAGAAAACTCAACagacgatttttttttttttaaatctgcTCAGAAAGATGACATTTTTCTTCCTCTTCCATACCTCCAGCCACACAAGTGCAATATTTTATCAAGAAACAACATGATTTACGGAAGTGGCAGATCAAGTGAAGTTGGTGCTTTTATTCCCTTTTCAACTGTTGCAAAACTACAAAATCTCCTTATGGTAAGTTGGGTTTCATTTCCAACACATCTGGATGTGTTTTACAGAAATATGATTCGAGAGATTGTAATATATGATGTGATATATGCTTGGTTTTgtttttttgaaatatatatttttaatgtaaATTTCGTCTCGCGTGAGAATTTAATGAATTGGTAATATCACATCATAAACACACAGTTATTTCTAATTGTGGGAGTCTTTAAAACTTTTACACCATGTAGTGTGAAGTTAGAATCGAATATCACATATTCTTGGCATGATGACAAAGctaaaatacaaatttaaatGATGttgcataatgtgaaaatacgATGAAAATATGTTTTGGGCGAAAAAGAGTAAAAATGGGATGTTAAATGTTAGATTTGATTTACTGTTGGatgaaaataaaactaaacaaCGCAAAACAAATCATCAAAAGTAGTCAACAGATCTGATCGATCTTACTTGATGGCACAGAATTCCCAAAAGATCAACCGAAATCTCCAATCCCCCTTGGAATCTAcagagaaaaaaataaaaaagtttgATTTTGCATACACATGCAACTC
It contains:
- the LOC142538048 gene encoding transcription factor bHLH30-like — translated: MAETKAVAASNSHKEAERRRRKRINGHIATLKAILPNMHKTDKASLLGEAVRRVKELKQATAELTAMDHTAEEVIKTKHSTTLNFTMFPTETDEVKVCPCEGGSGLIKATLCCEDRPEMILDLIQALDKVKAKVMRAEMSTIGGRTKSSLWVELVSSNVGSERDLGLGRLRQVLKMVVEKSTLLASSGQTLPGNKRPRFYHF
- the LOC142538049 gene encoding uncharacterized protein LOC142538049 produces the protein MASSGIDRIMVVVIRYFGGIKLGTGGLVRAYGGVASECLRNSPTCVVTCKLQIFQVEEIKQDYDIGKDNITIVNFKVDFYRVQSLEEAIKSSYSRDIVFYKN